ttcttttttgtaacacttgttccaaaacttgttcccttttctctctctctctctctctctctccctccaaACTCGTCATTAGCATATTGGGCCAGCGCACAACTATCGCAATTCGGGAATGGCTCGCCAAGCCGTTCGTGATGCTGGTTTTGAGATCGCTATAGGCATGTTGCCCAAATCCATCGGTCCTTTAACGTTTTGTTTCACTGGATCGGGCAATGTCTCGCAAGGCGCTCAAGAAATCTTCCAGGTAAATAATGTCTGTCTTAATTGCAACGGGAGGACTATTCTCACTCGCCCTCACGTTTCTTTATCCCCCCCTATTACCACCCGGTTTGTTTTTGAAGGATTTGCCGCACGAGTACGTCCCCCCGGACATGTTGCAAAAGGTGGCCGATCACGGAGCCACGAACAAAATTTACGCCTGCGAAGTCAGCCGGCGCGATCATCTCATCCGCATCAAAGGCGGGCCTTTTGACGCCAAAGAGTACGACGAATATCCCAGCCGTTACATCTCCGTCTTCAGCAAAAAGGTGAAATCCACACCAACCGTCCCTGTctttcaacaacagcaactaaAGTGCACCCCCCTGCGTTTCTTGCTAGATTGCTCCTTACGCTTCGGTTATAATCAACGGAATCTATTGGGCGCCCAACTCGCCAAAGCTCATCACCATTCCGGATGCCAAAGTACTCATCCGCTCGGCTCAGAGTCACCTTCCCTGGGTGCAGACGTCACTCGGCTCACCACCTCTGCCGCACCGGCTTCTTGCCATTTGCGACATCAgtaaaatcagattttttttttctatttattcgCCATTTCGCACGATAATGAGTTGGCTCCATTTGTTGCTGATTATGTTATTTATATTCAAGGTGCCGACCCCGGAGGTTCGATCGAGTTTATGAACGAATGCACCACCATCGACAATCCGTTTTGCCTTTACGACGCCGAACAGCACAAGGACACCAACAggtaaaacaataaaagggAAATCTCGTTAGTcagatttcgaaatatttgttACATCATTCCTCCGTGTTTCATAGTTTCAAAGGCCCTGGAATTTTGGTCTGCTCCATCGACAACATGCCGACGCAGTTGCCCCGTGAAGCCACCGACTTTTTCGGCGATTTGTTGCTGCCACACGTGTTTGACGTTTTACAGTCGGACGCCACGAAACCCTTCGAGGAGCACAAATTCACCAACGTCATTGAAGGTGCCGTCATCACCAGCAACGGCAAACTCACCAAAAATTTTGAGTACATCCAGGACCTGAGGAACCAGCGAAAGTGGGTTTTTATCGTCGAAAGTCCGATTCGTTTCCAAGATGATTGTAATAATATatactattttcttttttaaattcaagctTGGCAAAACACCGCATTCTCGGGGATTACGACGCTCAGACTAAGCGAGTGCTTTTGCTGGGCGCTGGCTACGTCTCGGCTCCTGTTGTCGAGTATTTAACGAGGTCCAACGACGTTGTCGTCCATGTTGGTAAATTGAaagttgttttaaatttcgtttgaAGTCCAAGCACGACGTTGAtgctttatttaaaattaaaaaaaaaaaaaaaaaaaaaaaaacagcatccGCACTGAGAGACGAAGCAGACACTTTGGCTCGTCGTTTCCCCCGCACCGAGCCCGTCCTTTTGAACGTCCAGGAGCGACCTGATTTGCTGCAGGAGCTGATCGGCAAAGCCGACGTGGTCGTCTCGCTTTTGCCCTATGCCCTGCATCCGCTTGTGGCCGAGCAGTGCATCGCCTCCAAGACCAACATGGTGACGGCCAGCTATCTCTCGCCGGCGATGAAGGAGTTGCACCAACGGGCCGTCGAGGCCGGAGTGTCAATCGTCAACGAAGTAGGCCTCGACCCGGGCATCGACCACTTGCTGGCTATGGAGTGTTTCGAAGAAGTTCACCAGGGCGGAGGCAAAGTCAAATCATTCGTTTCGTATTGCGGCGGACTCCCGGCTCCAGAATGCTCCGACAATCCGCTTCGCTATCGGTTCTCTTGGAGTCCACGCGGGGCTCTACTCAACACTGTGTCCAGCGGCCGTTTCCTCAAGGACGGCAAGGTCTGattcattaaatttttaaattttggtttgatttttgttcATTGTGTCTATCTATTGATGTTGTTATTACTCCGGTAGGTTGTCGAGATTCCGGCCGGAGGTGCACTACTTGAAAAGGCTGAAAAGTTGGACTTTTTGCCCGGTTTTGCCTTTGAAGGTTTCGCCAATCGCGACTCACTGGACTACGTTGACCATTATGGAATTCCGGAAGCACGCACCGTCTTTAGAGGCACGATCCGCTATGCTGGATACTCGGACCACATCCTAGGTCTAATCCAGCTTGGCCTCATCAGCCAGGAACCTCACCCGTGTCTGCATTCCGGTGGGCCAGACATCACTTGGAGGCAGTTTATGTGCAACCTGTTGGGCATCACCGACTACAACATCTTTTACGACAACCTGAAGAACCAATTATTTGAGCGGACCGGTCGCAATGCCAGCCGCATCAAGGCCATTGAAGATTTGGGATTGCTTTCTGAGGAATTGGTCGTTAAGTACGGCAATCCCATTGATACCATTAGTAAGTTGAATGCTTGTTGTGCAATTACAATTTCAGcagattaaaaagaaaaccaaaaaatgagaTAATATTGGTTCGTTTTGATTAGGTCAATATTTGGCAAAGCGATTGGCGTTGGGCCCAGCTGATCGCGATCTCGTGGTTTTACGGCACGAAGTCGAAATTTTGTGGCCGGATCAACGCCACGAATTACGGGGCATTAATTTGGTTTGTTACGGCCAATCCAGCAGCGCAGGCTACTCTGCAATGGCCCGCACCGTCGGTTACCCAGCTGCCATTGCCACCAAAATGTTGCTGGATGGTGAAATTCAACGCAAGGGCATGGTCTTGCCCTTCATCCAGGATATTTACAGGCCAATGCTGAAACGCCTCAAGGCCGAAGGCATTGTGGCCGAAGAAAAGTCCACTTGGATTTGAATCTCTCGTAATTTTCTCGACTGGAAATTCTCTCTTTACCAGGAACAGTTAATACTCTTGCGACTAGGTTAAATTTAACTCATTTTAAAATCCCATTAGGATACTCTTTGATGATACCAGGGAAACTCTTTAGCAGGGATAAAATGCTTTAATTAGTTCTCGTTAACCctgcgaacaaaaaaaaaaaaaaatcttccgaTTTGGCGTTGCATGTCAGTCGGTCGGTATGTCACGACTCTGCTTCTTTCAATTGATAttttatgaaataaaaatgcacTAACTCATAGTTTAGTAGACGAAGTGCCGTCTAACGGCACATTTGTTAGAAATGGCATCAAAATCTTGTTAATTTTTCTCCCCAATTTTGgatcaaaattcaaactcGTAAATACTAGGAACGTATTTTGTTGTCTGTTCAATTCAATCATACTGTAATAACTGTACTCGTTAGGAAATATCTTTGAGCTCAATTGTATTCAATACATTTTCGTGGGAAATATTTCACTGGCTTCCTCTTCATTTAATTCTTGATTTTGAATGAGATaaaattaaaagtaaaaaaaaacaaacaaagatgaaaaacacaaattgaaatattatatTGGGCAACGTTGGTGACTAGCAGTCGAAAAATGTCTGTCATC
Above is a genomic segment from Daphnia pulicaria isolate SC F1-1A chromosome 8, SC_F0-13Bv2, whole genome shotgun sequence containing:
- the LOC124352613 gene encoding alpha-aminoadipic semialdehyde synthase, mitochondrial-like, whose translation is MLLLLLNRPALEASHRFHNLLRNGASLAITSRSYADVRGKILAIRREDQSVWERRAPLSPTNVRKLVRAGVKVLVQPSNRRAYPMQAYANAGAIIQEDIGEAPVIVGVKQIPIDFLLPNKTYCFFSHTIKAQEANMPLLDAMLEKNIRLVDYEKMMDANGQRVVAFGKYAGVAGMINILHGLGLRLLALGHHTPFMHIGPAHNYRNSGMARQAVRDAGFEIAIGMLPKSIGPLTFCFTGSGNVSQGAQEIFQDLPHEYVPPDMLQKVADHGATNKIYACEVSRRDHLIRIKGGPFDAKEYDEYPSRYISVFSKKIAPYASVIINGIYWAPNSPKLITIPDAKVLIRSAQSHLPWVQTSLGSPPLPHRLLAICDISADPGGSIEFMNECTTIDNPFCLYDAEQHKDTNSFKGPGILVCSIDNMPTQLPREATDFFGDLLLPHVFDVLQSDATKPFEEHKFTNVIEGAVITSNGKLTKNFEYIQDLRNQRNLAKHRILGDYDAQTKRVLLLGAGYVSAPVVEYLTRSNDVVVHVASALRDEADTLARRFPRTEPVLLNVQERPDLLQELIGKADVVVSLLPYALHPLVAEQCIASKTNMVTASYLSPAMKELHQRAVEAGVSIVNEVGLDPGIDHLLAMECFEEVHQGGGKVKSFVSYCGGLPAPECSDNPLRYRFSWSPRGALLNTVSSGRFLKDGKVVEIPAGGALLEKAEKLDFLPGFAFEGFANRDSLDYVDHYGIPEARTVFRGTIRYAGYSDHILGLIQLGLISQEPHPCLHSGGPDITWRQFMCNLLGITDYNIFYDNLKNQLFERTGRNASRIKAIEDLGLLSEELVVKYGNPIDTISQYLAKRLALGPADRDLVVLRHEVEILWPDQRHELRGINLVCYGQSSSAGYSAMARTVGYPAAIATKMLLDGEIQRKGMVLPFIQDIYRPMLKRLKAEGIVAEENDSINQINVELVQLFLDAQSLMGSNSSLSLASKTSVKKTSKAIKDVTALADLIDALPQTHLNLCTLTQPALKNDEFIRLQKTRLRWWKSYLQQPVLLNTTGSASLDETFVEQKIEFGSPALGSEPFEVLKLYNPAVFADLQLNEETKKSLMVKFQRKSSWPCLVTSQVKLELAVCFFLTDAYFTRNKASVLSLHKALAPYAVGIVVEGSPTRMAELEDLRRLMSLEFKQSRIPVLPLNAPWTTAQCDARGMPYLIFLSDSTLEQGICGLRSRDNTLQEQVHVSNIVERLKKFLV